In Polyodon spathula isolate WHYD16114869_AA chromosome 53, ASM1765450v1, whole genome shotgun sequence, one DNA window encodes the following:
- the wnt1 gene encoding protein Wnt-1, whose amino-acid sequence MRAFTLMLGLKTLWVLVFSSLSNTLAVNNSGRWWGIVNVASSNLLTDSKNVQLVLDPSLQLLSRKQRKLIRQNPGILHSISSGVQSAIKECKWQFRKRRWNCPTAQSPNVFGKIVNRGCRETAFIFAITSAGVTHSVARSCSEGSIDSCTCDYRRRGPGGADWHWGGCSDNIDFGRVFGREFLDSSERGRDLRYLTNLHNNEAGRMTVFSEMRQECKCHGMSGSCTVKTCWMRLPTFRTVGDFLKDRFDGASRVIYGNKGSNRASRADMRHLEPENPAHKLPSQRDLVYFEKSPNFCTYSGKTGTIGTSGRYCNSSSPALDGCELLCCGRGYRTRTERVTERCNCTFHWCCHVSCSNCTNTQVLHECL is encoded by the exons ATGCGAGCTTTCACGTTAATGCTGGGATTGAAGACGCTGTGGGTTTTGGTGTTTTCTTCTCTTTCCAATACGTTGGCAGTCAACAACAGCGGACGATGGTG GGGGATCGTGAACGTGGCCTCCTCCAATCTGCTCACAGACTCCAAGAACGTGCAGCTGGTCCTGGACCCGAGCCTGCAGCTGCTGAGCCGGAAGCAGAGGAAGCTGATTCGGCAGAACCCGGGAATCCTGCACTCCATCAGCAGCGGCGTGCAGAGCGCCATCAAGGAGTGCAAGTGGCAGTTCCGTAAGCGCCGCTGGAACTGCCCGACCGCGCAGAGCCCCAACGTCTTCGGCAAGATCGTCAACAGAG GCTGCAGGGAAACTGCATTCATCTTTGCCATCACCAGCGCCGGTGTGACGCACTCCGTGGCTCGCTCGTGTTCCGAAGGCTCCATCGATTCATGCACCTGCGATTACCGGCGGCGCGGCCCAGGCGGGGCGGACTGGCACTGGGGAGGCTGCAGCGACAACATCGACTTCGGGAGAGTGTTCGGAAGGGAGTTCCTGGATTCAAGCGAGAGAGGGAGGGACCTGCGCTACCTGACCAACCTGCACAACAACGAGGCTGGGAGAATG aCGGTGTTTTCGGAGATGCGGCAGGAGTGCAAGTGTCACGGGATGTCCGGCTCGTGCACGGTCAAGACCTGCTGGATGCGGCTGCCCACCTTCCGCACCGTGGGGGACTTTCTGAAGGACCGCTTCGACGGGGCGTCCCGGGTCATCTACGGCAACAAGGGGAGCAACCGGGCCTCCAGGGCAGACATGAGGCACCTGGAACCCGAAAACCCAGCCCACAAACTGCCCTCCCAGCGGGACCTGGTCTACTTTGAGAAGTCACCCAATTTCTGCACCTACAGCGGGAAAACAGGCACCATCGGGACGTCAGGGCGTTACTGCAACAGCTCCTCGCCAGCTCTGGATGGGTGTGAGCTGCTGTGCTGTGGCCGTGGCTATAGGACCAGGACGGAGAGAGTCACTGAGAGATGTAACTGCACTTTCCACTGGTGCTGTCACGTCAGCTGCTCAAACTGCACCAACACGCAGGTCCTGCACGAATGCCTATAG